A single genomic interval of Streptomyces sp. 1222.5 harbors:
- a CDS encoding protein kinase family protein has translation MADPTELMLADLSNAYADAKVSNTFLRLYVSDSRFDRAFASLHERLNGHFASINDRAETTHHYWAEQSREMLALVKEVANFLNSLKHAGIQVDLAASYAGAIKSCQSWLVGSGGSTIPDDFEQITLIQYEPVFSRSDTEIKLKKSSQRTQLQLIGEGSYAKVFSFVDPDYGIKFAVKRANKNLSARDLHRFQQEFAILKRLRFPYIIEVFQYDAIRNEYQMEFCESTLRKYIKKFNSTLSFSLRKRIALQFLYGVNYIHTEGLLHRDVSLQNVLIKTFNGGAVLVKLSDFGLAKDKNSEYTRTKTEMRGTYRDPVLESFKDYGVRNEIYSIGWVLSYIFSGREALLSRDDAPSKVVRKCTAHDVAHRYGSVRELIGDVEGMEATPPPADAPA, from the coding sequence GTGGCTGACCCTACAGAGCTAATGCTGGCCGACCTCTCGAATGCGTATGCAGACGCGAAAGTTTCAAATACTTTCCTTCGTCTATATGTGAGCGACTCTCGCTTCGACCGTGCTTTCGCCAGCCTGCACGAGCGTCTGAACGGTCATTTCGCATCCATCAACGACAGGGCGGAGACGACCCACCACTACTGGGCCGAACAGAGCAGGGAGATGCTTGCACTTGTCAAGGAGGTCGCCAATTTCCTGAATTCGCTCAAGCATGCCGGCATTCAGGTGGACCTAGCTGCATCCTACGCAGGCGCCATAAAGAGTTGCCAATCATGGCTGGTGGGCAGCGGAGGCAGCACAATCCCGGATGACTTCGAACAAATCACGCTCATCCAGTACGAGCCAGTTTTTTCCCGCTCAGACACTGAGATCAAGCTAAAGAAGTCCAGCCAACGCACCCAGTTGCAACTGATCGGCGAGGGTTCGTACGCGAAGGTATTCTCTTTTGTCGACCCTGATTACGGCATTAAGTTCGCCGTCAAGCGTGCCAACAAAAACCTGAGCGCACGGGATCTACACCGGTTCCAGCAAGAGTTTGCGATCCTGAAGCGCCTACGGTTCCCGTATATAATTGAGGTATTCCAGTACGACGCAATTCGCAATGAATATCAAATGGAGTTTTGCGAGTCCACGCTCCGCAAGTACATCAAGAAGTTTAATAGCACCTTGTCGTTCTCGTTGCGGAAGAGAATCGCGCTGCAATTCTTGTACGGTGTCAATTACATTCATACTGAAGGCCTGCTTCACCGCGACGTCAGCCTTCAGAACGTTCTCATAAAGACCTTCAATGGCGGGGCTGTACTCGTGAAACTGTCAGACTTCGGCCTCGCCAAAGATAAGAATTCCGAGTACACGCGAACAAAGACAGAGATGCGTGGAACCTATCGGGATCCTGTCCTGGAGAGCTTTAAGGACTACGGCGTGCGCAATGAAATCTACTCGATCGGTTGGGTGCTTTCCTATATTTTCAGTGGAAGGGAGGCCCTTCTGTCTCGCGATGACGCGCCGAGCAAGGTTGTACGGAAATGTACGGCGCATGATGTCGCTCATCGGTACGGGAGCGTGCGCGAACTAATCGGTGACGTTGAGGGGATGGAAGCCACCCCACCCCCCGCGGACGCTCCAGCTTGA